The Pricia mediterranea genome includes a window with the following:
- a CDS encoding endonuclease/exonuclease/phosphatase family protein encodes MKYIYLILVLGFLGPATLTGLSTCSGPNEDADVSDSIPAQILPLRVMAYNIHHANPPSRPDSIDIAAIVRTIRAQDPDLIALQEIDADTERSGPGNQARIIADSLGMQVFFGKSIDFGGGEYGVAVLSKFPISEETVHRLPTIPETKGEKRVLATVKVTLAQDRHIRFASTHLDSQKEDTNRLLQIKEIGRIASKESLPLIIAGDFNASPGSEVIDILDQNFKRTCDDCEPTIPVDHPEKAIDFIVFHPKKAFKVLKHKVVDETYASDHLPIVADLEVQR; translated from the coding sequence ATGAAATACATATACCTAATCCTAGTTCTCGGTTTCCTGGGGCCTGCTACTTTAACCGGACTTTCAACGTGTTCGGGCCCTAATGAAGACGCCGACGTATCCGATAGTATACCCGCTCAAATCTTACCGCTACGGGTGATGGCCTACAACATCCATCATGCGAATCCCCCCTCCCGGCCCGATTCCATCGATATCGCCGCCATCGTGCGTACTATTAGGGCACAGGATCCCGATTTGATCGCCTTGCAGGAAATCGATGCGGATACGGAAAGGTCCGGCCCGGGGAACCAGGCAAGAATTATAGCGGACAGCCTCGGCATGCAGGTATTCTTTGGGAAATCCATCGATTTCGGGGGCGGGGAGTACGGGGTCGCGGTACTTTCCAAGTTTCCCATCTCTGAAGAAACGGTGCATAGGCTTCCCACCATACCTGAAACCAAGGGAGAAAAACGGGTTTTGGCAACCGTAAAAGTGACCTTGGCCCAAGACCGGCATATACGGTTCGCAAGCACCCATCTCGATTCCCAAAAAGAGGATACCAATCGCTTGTTGCAGATTAAGGAAATAGGTCGGATCGCCTCGAAAGAATCCTTGCCCCTAATAATCGCGGGCGACTTCAACGCCTCCCCCGGTTCCGAGGTCATCGACATCCTAGATCAAAATTTTAAGAGAACCTGCGATGACTGCGAGCCCACCATCCCAGTAGACCATCCTGAAAAGGCTATCGATTTTATTGTCTTTCATCCAAAAAAAGCTTTTAAAGTGCTAAAGCATAAGGTCGTTGATGAAACTTATGCTTCCGACCATCTTCCGATCGTTGCCGACCTGGAGGTTCAAAGGTAA